The DNA segment ataatcaTCTGACTTTCTCTTAAAATGGCAGCTTTTTAcgcccttttttgttattttgtttagtaattttgcaattatttaaactttttccTTGCtatcatatttacattatatttacatGCTATCATATTTCCTATCgcatttaaattttttcttttaacagtataactttttcctacaaaactacaaatgtattagttgttttgtttttcatattactcGTTTTTTACTCgtgttttttcataaatatttaaactttatgctactaaaaagaccttatttttcctcatattacaacatttttctcataaaatgacacttTACTATGGGCCCGTTGTGCCGAATTTAACAGCCAGTTTCTCCTCCAGGTGAGGCTGTCCATCTGGCGAGGGATTTCGGGTATGTGTGCGAGACCGAGTTCCCAGCCAGAGCCGCCGCTGAGTACCTGTGCAGGCAGAGCGAGCCCGACCAGCTCCCGACGCGACGGAGCATGCTGCTCGCCACCAAGTgagtgggacttcctgtctcgATTCCGAGCACGTATCATCATAGcacaaaaatacttaaattaactCAGGTGtgggtaatgttactgtaatgttcggtgagacacacaagcaccagacctgatggCCCGAAACAGCAGGCTTCTATTGCAGGTTTGGATTATTCCACAACAGGCACCATAATCCCTAACACGGTCTACTGTTTCCACCATAACCCACGCCGAGCTAAGACTCGACTTCAaaccccgacgtcacttcctgtctgccagcTTACTCAGCTCCTCTCtgaccggaacacatttacagcaacacacataagTCTTATTTCATCTGATTATATCTAATATGTTGTGTAATAtgggtgtaaatgtgactataggggtgttatttcatgtctagagggctctaatgttgaaaagctgatttagaaggttttctatgcttgtatgaaaatattccatttataaatgcaGAAATCCACTTATCAATTAAACACAATTTGTTTTTCAGGTGTgcaaaaaaagggcaaaaatgtaaaaaaaaattgctaatatttctttgttttattacaATTCTATGTGAGGGAATTAAgcttaatatttgatatttgactTGATATTTtgaagcgcatgcagaggtagataaagctgaaCACAGCTGAGTTGtgaagttaattaaaaaaaaactgcaccaggaggttgcctacagccacagctggtaATGCCACGCTGCATATTTTGACCTAgattgtatcatttttttttgggactcCAAAAATAGCCGTCTCCTCACccctgctttttttctttttcaagggAGATCTGTAAGGAGTTTGTGGACCTCATGTCCCAGGACCGCTCTCCGCTCGGGGGCAGCAGACCCACCCCGTGCCTGGAGCCAAGCCTCCAGGGGAGCCTCACCCACTTCAGCCTGCTCACCCACGGCTTCGGTACCCCGGCCATCTGCGCCGCGCTCTCCGCTTTCCAGAGCTACCTGATGGAGGCCATCAAAATGCTGGACAAGGGAGACGGGGGAGGGAAGAGCCACCACGACAAGGAGATGAAGCACCACCGTAAATAAGCAGGATGAGGACACGTAAACTGAGAACCCTCCTTGGACCCTTTTTTGCTGAAGGAGGCCGGGCTTTTCTGCTCATATCTGTACTGTAACGTTTGTCCATAAACACCTCTCTTCAAAATGGACCTCTCCTCTCAGTAGCATCCACCTCAGGATGAGCTCCTACACATGGCAGTATTGTTTcattccattttttatttttattttttattttttggtcatCAAGCGGATCTTTGGGACACGTATAAAAGCCATATCTGAGGCACATCTACTTGTAGTTCATAGCAGGGTGCTCATGGGAAATGGAGTTGCATGTGTCCTCGGTCGACAAAGGGGGAGTCAAAAATGcagccttttattttgaaatcgtGCGTGTGGCGTATACATAAGTTAATAAGAGCGAATCATTTTGTACTTTctgtgtatgtttattattgttattactgttattattgtattacgtcataaatgtaatatattattaaaaaatgaagaatGGAGGTGAGCTTAATATCTTTATGCACCTTCAAACcgaatgcttttattttgatgacattAGCTTTTTCCTGTGTTTACGTCCATATGTCTGAATTGTATACTAAATCTGGCAGCAAGGTCATAACCCGTAAAAACCTTATTGATTAACTGATTAATCAATTAAGCTTCATTATTTAGTCAATGAAATGTTGAGGAGTGCTTATTGCAACAATAATGGAACGGCTtgttatcaataaaaaaatgatatgaataaaatacaaatgtaaaatatatgaattttaCATTTCTGAAGCTAAAAACGATTgattataaattaatacaaaatatactatatattaataatttttttaataaaaaaatcacattttaagataactaaatacaatgaaatgtatttaattttttgtattttatgaagCCTGAACTTGTTGCATATACAGTGAGAAATATATGTATTGTAATAATGGAATGGCTAGCAAacaaagtaaatataataaaaataaaatcactgtcaattaaatatgttaaattttggtttaaaaaatggtaaatattttttaacacaagaGTTTGTATgtgaattattttaaataattatatatatataaaataattttattattttaaataaatgtgttttaatttgttttgaataaatacaattaaatatatactaataatagtaaaactgcataaaaaaactgcatgtaaaattaaaaatatattttaaaacatcGGTGTTTATTTATTAGTGTACTATTGAAGTATAGAGTACTTCCTGTTAAGTCCCCTCCAAGCCTAACAAGATGGACAGTTACAAAAGACCATCATGGTCTCCAGAGGATGCACTCAGTGCTCTCCTAGCTTCTTATCGCGCTGCCCTGCAGGTTTGTTTCCACAGAAACCTCGCCTGGCTTGTCGTCAACTGTGGTAACCATAGCGATGGAACTTTTttgaaatcattaaaaaaaaatacccaaatgAAGGgaccccccccctctccatcTGCAGCCTTGAACACAAAGTGGGCAACAAGCAGAGGTGCGACCCCCAGCGTCCAATAAGCCAAACAACTCACAACGCATCCCTCAAACCATCTGCTCCCGAGTCCCCCGTACTTCCCTGCACGCATTCACATCCTCTCAACATTCCGAGCTAtaccccctctctctctctctctctctgtaacCTAAtccccccacaaccccccctccacccatTCTGTACCCCTCCTCTTTATCTGACACTCAGCAGGGCCGCTCTCCATCTCTGCATGTGTGCCTGCAGGCAAACATATGCTGCTCTTCCCGTCAAGAAGATTCCGGTGTGTTTGAGAGAGGAGGGATTGTTTAATGTTTATTAATCACCTGTCTGCCGAGTGGGGAGGCGAGACAGCGgtacagccacacacacacacacacacacacacacacacacacacacacatcaattgGGCACAGTTACCATCTTGTCCTGGTTTTACATTTACAGCCATGTACTGAATGGACTCTTGTTACTCTTTATGTGTTAAAAGAGCTATACAGCTAAATACAGGGTGGGAAACCTGCAGCCCGGGGGCTATGCATGGACTCAGACAGCATTTGATCAGGTTCACCTTGCAATACACAGCGCTTCAGAGCCGATAGAAAGCCCTAAAATGCTCATGATATTAAATAAACCATACTACAGTCCATATATTGGACTGACACAGGATGGAAATCAAATCACATTTTGTACACTTtagaaaatacataatatacttAAGACATCTCCTTTTTAAAAAGGTCctgcttggggggggggttaactcaatgaaatgtatttaattttttgtattttatgaagCCTGAACTTGTTGCATATACAGTGAGAAATATATGTACCGTAATAATGGAATGGCTAGCAAacaaagtaaatataataaaaaaataaaatcactgtcaattaaataaaatggtaaatttaggtaaaatatttttaacacaaGAGTTTGCAtgtgaattaatttaaataattatatatataaaataattattattttaaataaatgtgtttgaatttgttttaaataaatacaataaaaatatatactaataatagtaaaactattatatagtatagtaaaacatgttttgatacaAGTGTAGTCTCGTCAATTACAATTGAACATTACAATGCAATTTACTTattaaatgcttaatttagaccaaaaacatgcttaaatatgcatatttttgggctAATAATAAGCCATGAAACCATGCTAATATTACCACACaatcatgtactgtatttggcCACATAAACAAAAAGGGAGAGTTTTTGCTCATGTGGTACACTATCGAGTTTGGACGGTACTCGTCCAACCTAAGAGcatctaaatatttttattttctttatttttgcacAGGCAGAAAGCATGAGCAAGTGTCCATTGCACACAAGCACAGTGACTGACTTCAAGTGCAAAAGTACACAGCCAGGAGCATGTTCTCTTTCCATGTTGCAGATGAGTAAACTAGCGAGCAACCAGAAAAGCACCACAGGGACAAAGAGTGTACATATCTCAACTGCACGTCACTTTTTATTGGAAGAGAAAGAACAAGGAGgtcagtggtaaaaaaaaaaaaaaaaaagattgtgtgtgtgtgtgtgtgtgccggtAGCTAAGCGGGGAACGGTCACTTGTTTGGAGTGAGTTTCTCCAGGTCATGGATGCCCTCCTTGTCAATCAAACGGACGCTGAAGGAGGGAAGGTTCAGAATGAAGCGCTTGTTCAGCTAGAGGAGGGAGAAGCAGAAATTCAGACTTGGGAGTATAAACAGCAGATGTATGATAATGAAAAgcctaaaatacattttaaaaaaacacaaaaataacaatatagtaCTTTGGCAGCGTATgcattttttgcacgtttgtcacacttgaaCTGACCacaactcatctttgcagaattgttgtcattcagccacatgggagggttttccagcatgaagcgcctttttaaggtcatgccacagtatctcaataggattcaggtcaggactccaaagtctttgttttttttcagttgttcAGAGATGGACatgctggtgtgtttttggatcattgtcctactgcagaacccaagttggtttcattCACTTTcactatttgtggataatggctctcactgtggttagctggagtcccaaagcttgagACATGGCTTTGTAACCTTTGCCAGACGGAaattactttttctcatttgttCCTGAATTTCTGAGTTCTTGAGGTTCTTACTTTGACCCTACTTCACTTAGTAAAAAGGGCAAGTCTTATTTAAGTGATTTCTAGATTCAtttaaagtttcatttaaaaattcaCCTTTGTTTGATTATCTGATAAGTAAGGatcgatatttgcgttttttccttgtatcgatATCGGCCAATACGCGTGTGGGTTTAaactatgacagaaatgttttgcacatggttgaatatttattccttttaaagttgataatgccgtttaaatgtgtttaagaaagctgaatcctactgtgttcagtgtttacatttcaataaatatttgtttaaacatgagaccagtaatatttgttatcatggtcattttttcatgtaaattgagggagcaaaagcagtatcggccacaaatatcggcccaagcaaaatcggctgagggtgatggaaaaaaaatcggtatcggccccaaaaaaaccatatcggtcgatccctactgataagtgtgacaaacatgcaaaaaaacttCACACCACTGTAATTACCTACAATTTTAAACTAATGaagaaaaatggtaaaaaaaaaaaaaacaactaactTCGTCAATGCATTTCTTCAGGAGCGCCACTGCTTCATCTCTGGTCAGATCTGAAAGAGAAACAAGGAGAGGATGATGTCTCCATAGATGAAGTTGACCACAACCGATCCTTgtactatttttatattttacagtgAGCAAAAGTGAATATACGGAAGGTAATGAGGTCTGAAAACCGACCTGGTCTGTAGTAGCGGTCAAGGATGCTAAGCGTGAGAAAGGCTCCGTAGCCGTGGGCAGCAAAGGGGGCCTTAGCCAGCGCGGACAGGTAGTCCATGTAGTACAGACCCGGACCGTCTGCATCATCGTAGCCTGCCAGCAACATGTTGACGTGATATGGCGTCTGAAGAGAgatggaggggggtgggagggtcAACGAGGTCAAGGTCAACATTCATTTAACATGTGCCTGCAAAATAAATCATGTAAGACCGAATGCCCAACTATAGGAAACTGAAAAATTCAAGAACTGACATTTAATCTGAAAATGCAAGTTATTTCACGACGCTACAAAACAAAAGGCCTAATCGGTGTCCGGTATATTTATGTAACATATCAACCATTATTCGAATCGAATAGCATAAAAAACATATCTGGGAAGATGAATAGGTTAACATAACAAGCCAGTGAGTCCAACCCCATAGATAACAGTAAGCAACTTCACCAAGCTCTCGATCTCATTCCATATCACTGAAAGGCAGAAGCAGCATATAGCCTTGACCGCCCTCTTGGGGCTGTTGATGGAATTGTTCACTCCTTGGTTCATGTCAGTGATTATGcactaacatttaaaaacatgttgatTATAGAatagaattatatatatatatatatatatatatatatatatatatatatatatatatatatatatatatatatatatatatataaaatccgGAATATatattccggactataagtcacacttttttccataggttggctgtctgttcctgcgacttatactccacagcgacttgtaaatgaaaaaactgttaatgttacataaacagcggacaccttttctgttcatgtttatattttgtgtagctgaataaccattgtgttagcatatcttacacctattcagcctgttctctattttattgttagaacaaggacataatgtctgttttggtcaagtagtttgtaaaataaattaccctcaaatatgcgacttatactccagtgcaacttatgtacgtttttatgcatttttggccttgtgcgacttatactccggagcgacttctagtccagaaaatacggtatatataatataagtcATATATACAGGTCATCTATTGaaagtttgcacatttgaataaatgtaaaacaaacTGAAGCGGTTACTATGTCATTAATGTACATTAGATTAGACATAGACAAGTGTGTCAATTGAGCAATTGGGAATGAGGCACCGTCCAGAAGTAATATTTTGCATCAGTATTACACGTCAACAGTGTTTAATTGCATAGCAGCTCAAGTGACCACCTGAAAAGGCCACTGTATGACATTCTGTAAACAACATAGCAATCAAAAGCGATTCAGAAAGTCTTCTTTTGACCATATCTACAAATGTCCATCGAGGTTGTATCTTCAGGGTCAAACAACATCTTTGTCATTTCCAGAGgaaaaaatgacatgttttttttttttttaagtgtaacCAGCTCCTTCAGAAGGTGAAAGAGGGTCACAGggcaaaggtgtgtgtgtgtgtgtgtgttgaagggGGTTAGCCACTTGCACTGTGACATCTGCTGGAAGGCAGCACCCCTGTTGCCTCCCTCATCGCACCCTCCCCTCCATTTTCATTTCTTTGCTCCCGCTTCTCCtcccctctcctctcctctcccgtCGCCTTCTTCACCCTGAGCCCCCGAGTAACGCCAGGGCTCATTAAAAACTTCTAAAGTCGTTTCTCTTGCagcctcccccccaccccatcttTAGAAATTACATCTTCCACGCTTGCAGCCTCTTCTCTCCCTCCAGTACACTAATTTATCTCCTCCTCAATTAAAAGAAACACAATTTGGAGGCCTTCAAAAACAACCTCCAGCCTAAATGCTTGACAGACAAAGACTCTGCAGAGTTTTTGATGGAGTAccaaacagaaaataaatagaaatatctTACATTCTCTCTTGCAGCGAGGCAACAACTGATGTATATGGCGGCAGGCAAGCTGTGATCCACACACCTGGCTTGTCATTTCAATTAAGCTAACATTTGACCTGCTTATTTCTCTGACTTGTGTTGGCGTTATATTTGCCACCAGGGAGATGATTGTTATACTCCCCCGTGGAGCGGGCTTTAGTGTGAGTGTTAACGACGGCCCCGGCACAAACACACCGCGCTCGCTAGAAAGCGGAGTCTGTGCACAGCAGGCACAAGTGaatatcttgtgtgtgtgtgtgtgtgtgtgtgtgtgcgtacttTTATTCCTCTGTGAGCCTGCGAACGCCCCAAGTGGCATCACCACCCCCCCCTACCCAACAGACACCTGCCTCACTGGttacaatgtaacaataatatGGACCTGGTATCAAAATAACCTTCCCATGTCACCTCTTAGGCACCTTGTTAACCCCGCCACCTGAACTCACACCTTGAATCACATTAACAAACAATATGCATCATCTTTATCATACCCCCcccaacgcacacacacacacacacaaatgtttatGACACACAATGACATACAAAAGACTGAAATTCTATTATTCTTTATGATAGACTTCGatgagacaaaaaataaatacatttgcatcagaAAGTGCAATATGTACCAAATGATACGAGAAAGAACAACTGCGCCCTCTCTTACTTGCAAGATTTCATCATCGAGGAAGGCATTTGGGTATTTAGCCTCATTATATTTGCCACTCACACAAGATATCTGTGTTGTCGGTTGCCAAACTTGACATGAGTAGAGCATTTTTCCAGACAATAAGCCCTTCTGGAGTACggggttaaaaaaatgtgtcatgaaGAGGAAAAGACACGCATTGGACTGAAAGTAGTATTTACTGTAGTACGTTCAGCTCCACAACAGCATAAAGGacatacctgggaggctgaatAGGCTACATTATCCAGTGGGGGCAGTGTCCAAGTGAGAGTTGCTGTGTGACATAGTATATGAATggacaaataccgtattttatggactataagtcgctccggagtataagtcgcacaaggccaaaaatgcataattaagtagaaaaaaaacatacataagtcgctccgcagtataagtctcacaaggccaaaaatgcataattaagtagaaaaaaacatacataagtcgcactggagtataagtcgcattttttgcgggtaagttattttacaaactacttgaccaaaa comes from the Doryrhamphus excisus isolate RoL2022-K1 chromosome 14, RoL_Dexc_1.0, whole genome shotgun sequence genome and includes:
- the psmb2 gene encoding proteasome subunit beta type-2 — translated: MEYLIGIQGPDFVLVAADNVAANSIIQMKHDYDKMFKLSEKILLLCVGESGDTVQFAEYIQKNVQLYKMRNGYELSPTAAANFTRKNLADYLRSRTPYHVNMLLAGYDDADGPGLYYMDYLSALAKAPFAAHGYGAFLTLSILDRYYRPDLTRDEAVALLKKCIDELNKRFILNLPSFSVRLIDKEGIHDLEKLTPNK